A window of Pan paniscus chromosome 10, NHGRI_mPanPan1-v2.0_pri, whole genome shotgun sequence contains these coding sequences:
- the PYROXD1 gene encoding pyridine nucleotide-disulfide oxidoreductase domain-containing protein 1 isoform X3, with amino-acid sequence MCEVKKIYLQDEFRILKKKSFTFPGDHKSVTADTEMWPVYVELTNEKIYGCDFIVSATGVTPNVEPFLHGNSFDLGEDGGLKVDDHMHTSLPDIYAAGDICTTSWQLSPVWQQMRLWTQARQMGWYAAKCMAAASSGDSIDMDFSFELFAHVTKFFNYKVVLLGKYNAQGLGSDHELMLRCTKGQEYIKVVMQNGRMMGAVLIGETDLEETFENLILNQMNLSSYGEDLLDPNIDIEDYFD; translated from the exons ATGTGTGAAGTAAAGAAAATCTACCTTCAGGATGAGTTtagaattttgaagaaaaagtccTTCACTTTTCCAGGAGACCATAAGTCAGTTACAGCTGATACAG agatgTGGCCTGTCTATGTGGAATTGACCAATGAAAAGATATATGGCTGCGATTTCATTGTCAGTGCTACAGGAGTTACACCAAATGTAGAACCTTTTCTCCATGGTAACAGT TTTGATCTAGGAGAAGATGGTGGCCTGAAAGTGGATGATCATATGCACACATCCCTTCCTGATATCTATGCTGCCGGTGACATCTGTACTACATCCTGGCAGCTGAGCCCAGTCTGGCAGCAG ATGAGGCTGTGGACCCAGGCTAGACAGATGGGATGGTATGCAGCAAAGTGCATGGCTGCAGCGAGTTCAGGAGACTCTATTGACATGGATTTCAGCTTTGAACTGTTTGCTCATGTGACAAAATTTTTTAACTATAAG GTTGTACTGCTGGGAAAATACAATGCACAGGGCTTAGGTTCAGATCATGAATTAATGCTGAGATGTACCAAAGGACAAGAATACATCAAAGTCGTCATGCAAAATGGACGAATGATGGGAGCTGTCTTAATTGGTGAAACTgatttagaagaaacatttgaaaacCTAATCTTAAACCAAATGAATCTTTCATCATATGGAGAAGATCTGCTAGATCCAAATATTGATATAGAAGATTATTTTGACTAA
- the RECQL gene encoding ATP-dependent DNA helicase Q1, translating into MASVSALTEELDSITSELHAVEIQIQELTERQQELIQKKKVLTKKIKQCLEDSDAGASNEYDSSPAAWNKEDFPWSGKVKDILQNVFKLQKFRPLQLETINVTMAGKEVFLVMPTGGGKSLCYQLPALCSDGFTLVICPLISLMEDQLMVLKQLGISATMLNASSSKEHVKWVHAEMVNKNSELKLIYVTPEKIAKSKMFMSRLEKAYEARRFTRIAVDEVHCCSQWGHDFRPDYKALGILKRQFPNASLIGLTATATNHVLTDAQKILCVEKCFTFTASFNRPNLYYEVRQKPSNTEDFIEDIVKLINGRYKGQSGIIYCFSQKDSEQVTVSLQNLGIHAGAYHANLEPEDKTTVHRKWSANEIQVVVATVAFGMGIDKPDVRFVIHHSMSKSMENYYQESGRAGRDDMKADCILYYGFGDIFRISSMVVMENVGQQKLYEMVSYCQNISKCRRVLMAQHFDEVWNSEACNKMCDNCCKDSAFERKNITEYCRDLVKILKQAEELNEKLTPLKLIDSWMGKGAAKLRVAGVVAPTLPREDLEKIIAHFLIQQYLKEDYSFTAYATISYLKIGPKANLLNNEAHAITMQVTKSTQNSFRAESSQTCHSEQGDKKMEEKNSGNFQKKAANMLQQSGSKNTGAKKRKIDDA; encoded by the exons CTCTAACTGAGGAACTGGATTCTATAACCAGTGAGCTACATGCAGTagaaattcaaattcaagaaCTTACGGAAAGGCAACAAGAgcttattcagaaaaaaaaagtcctgacaaagaaaataaagcagtgtttagaggattCTGATGCCGGGGCAAGCAATGAATATGATTCTTCACCTGCCGCTTGGAATAAAGaag ATTTTCCATGGTCTGGTAAAGTTAAAGATATTCTGCAAAATGTCTTTAAACTGCAAAAGTTCAGACCACTTCAGCTTGAAACTATTAACGTAACAATGGCTGGAAAGGAGGTATTTCTTGTTATGCCTACAGGAGGTGGAAAGAGCTTATGTTACCAGTTACCAGCATTATGTTCAGATG gtTTTACACTCGTCATTTGCCCATTAATCTCTCTTATGGAAGACCAATTAATGGTTTTAAAACAATTAGGAATTTCAGCAACCATGTTAAATGCTTCTAGTTCTAAG gagCATGTTAAATGGGTTCATGCTGAAATGGTAAATAAAAACTCCGAGTTAAAGCTGATTTATGTGACTCCAGAGAAAATTGCAAAAAGCAAAATGTTTATGTCAAGACTAGAGAAAGCCTATGAAGCAAGGAGATTTACTCGAATTGCTGTGGATGAAGTTCACTGCTGTAGTCAGTGGGGACATGATTTCAGACCTG attaTAAGGCACTTGGTATCTTAAAGCGGCAGTTCCCTAACGCATCACTAATTGGGCTGACTGCAACTGCAACAAATCATGTTTTGACGGATGCTCAGAAAATTTTGTGCGTTGAAAAGTGTTTTACTTTTACAGCTTCTTTTAATAGGCCAAATCTATATTATGAG GTTCGGCAGAAGCCCTCAAACACTGaagattttattgaggatattgtAAAGCTCATTAATGGGAGATACAAAGGGCAATCAG GAATCATATATTGTTTTTCTCAGAAAGACTCTGAACAAGTTACGGTTAGTTTGCAGAATCTGGGAATTCATGCAGGTGCTTACCATGCCAATTTGGAGCCAGAAGATAAGACCACAGTTCATAGAAAATGGTCAGCCAATGAAATTCAG gTAGTAGTGGCAACTGTTGCATTTGGTATGGGAATTGATAAGCCAGATGTGAGGTTTGTTATCCATCATTCAATGAGTAAATCCATGGAAAATTATTACCAAGAGAGTGGACGTGCAG GTCGAGATGACATGAAAGCAGACTGTATTTTGTACTATGGCTTTGGAGATATATTCAGAATAAGTTCAATGGTGGTGATGGAAAATGTGGGACAGCAGAAGCTTTATGAGATGGTATCATACTGTCAAAACATAAGCAA ATGTCGTCGTGTGTTGATGGCTCAACATTTTGATGAAGTATGGAACTCAGAAGCATGTAACAAAATGTGCGATAACTGCTGTAAAGACAGTG cgtttgaaagaaagaatataaCAGAGTACTGCAGAGATCTAGTCAAGATCctgaagcaggcagaggaactgAATGAAAAACTCACTCCACTGAAACTGATTGATTCTTGGATGGGAAAGGGTGCAGCAAAACTCAGAGTAGCAGGTGTTGTGGCTCCCACACTTCCTCGTGAAGACCTGGAGAAGATTATTGCACACTTTCTAATACAGCAGTATCTTAA AGAAGACTACAGTTTTACAGCTTATGCTACCATTTCGTATTTGAAAATAGGACCTAAAGCTAATCTTCTGAACAATGAGGCACATGCTATTACTATGCAAGTGACAAAGTCCACGCAGAACTCCTTCAGG gctgAATCGTCTCAAACTTGTCATTCTGAACAAGGTGATAAaaagatggaggaaaaaaattcagGCAACTTCCAGAAGAAGGCTGCAAACATGCTTCAGCAATCTGGTTCTAAGAATACAGgagctaagaaaagaaaaatcgaTGATGCCTGA